Proteins from one Veillonellales bacterium genomic window:
- a CDS encoding AMP-binding protein, with translation MKLAFSTLGCPNFSWADIYSMAKDLCFDGIEIHGLGNEIFPTYAHPFTAAQIPQTVKKLSELHLEIPCLSSGCCLKFTEKAEENHKEIVQYILLAAKLSTPYIRILADLEPQSNDDMDDGVVLDALKRLIPIAEEKGVTLLVETNGVYSDTARLCRLLNQVASDAVAALWDIHHPYRFAGETPGQTVQNLGAYIKYVHIKDSVVENGIIRYRVMGEGDLPIDKFILALNSINYEGYVSLEWVKRWAADFDDAGVVFSNFVNYMERFIKNNASEGRLFDNNTKTGKYIWKKDTLIDLTFPQVLDRMVTEFPDQYAFRYTTMDYTRTYSEFRDDVDTFARALIVLGVKPGDHVAIWATNIPQWFITFWAATKIGAVLVTVNTAYKIYEAEYLLRQSDTHTLVMIDGYKDSDYVRTMKELCPELETAEADKPLYIKRLPFLRNIITVDSRQKGCLTWEDALAIASKIPLEEVYRRERSLNKHDVCNMQYTSGTTGFPKGVMLTHYNVVNNGKSIGDCMDLSTADRMMIHVPMFHCFGMVLAMTAAMTHGVTMSPIPYFSPRVSLECINREKITCFHGVPTMFIAMLEHKNFSTTNFTYMRTGIMAGSPCPTKVMQNVIEKMNMTQITIVFGQTESAPGCTQSRVDDSVALRVNTVGRPLPGVECKIVDPESGNDLPDNVDGEFIARGYNIMKGYYKMPEATAAAIDKDGWLHTGDLARRDENGYYKITGRIKDMIIRGGENIYPKEIEDFIYTHPKIKDVQVIGVPDKQYGEEIMACVILKEGMTITEDELKDYIRSHMAKHKTPRYIDFVTEFPMNAAGKIMKYKMREQAIAKLGLQTDDQIETA, from the coding sequence CCAAGGATCTTTGTTTTGACGGCATTGAAATTCACGGACTTGGTAACGAAATATTTCCCACCTACGCACACCCTTTCACCGCAGCGCAGATTCCGCAAACGGTAAAAAAATTGTCGGAGCTGCATCTCGAAATTCCTTGCCTTTCTTCCGGTTGTTGCTTGAAGTTCACGGAAAAAGCTGAAGAAAACCATAAAGAGATCGTGCAGTATATTTTGCTGGCGGCCAAGCTTTCCACTCCCTATATCCGCATTCTGGCAGATCTTGAGCCTCAGTCCAACGATGATATGGATGACGGAGTTGTGCTTGACGCATTAAAACGCTTGATTCCAATTGCCGAAGAAAAGGGCGTAACCTTGCTGGTAGAAACGAATGGCGTTTATTCGGATACTGCCCGATTGTGCAGACTGCTTAATCAAGTGGCAAGCGACGCGGTGGCCGCTTTATGGGACATACATCATCCTTACCGATTTGCGGGTGAAACACCCGGACAGACGGTACAAAACCTTGGTGCATATATTAAATATGTGCATATTAAGGATTCCGTTGTGGAAAATGGCATCATCCGATACCGGGTAATGGGCGAAGGTGATTTACCGATTGATAAGTTCATACTGGCCTTAAACTCAATTAACTATGAAGGCTATGTTTCGCTGGAATGGGTCAAGCGCTGGGCTGCTGATTTTGATGATGCAGGCGTTGTTTTTTCAAATTTTGTCAACTATATGGAACGCTTTATTAAAAATAATGCAAGTGAAGGCCGCCTATTTGATAATAACACCAAGACGGGAAAATATATCTGGAAAAAGGATACGCTCATTGATTTGACCTTTCCCCAGGTACTTGACCGCATGGTTACAGAGTTTCCCGATCAGTATGCTTTTCGGTATACTACAATGGATTATACACGAACCTACTCGGAATTTCGGGATGATGTCGATACATTCGCCCGTGCTCTCATTGTATTGGGTGTTAAACCGGGTGATCACGTTGCGATCTGGGCAACTAATATACCTCAGTGGTTCATTACTTTTTGGGCAGCGACTAAAATTGGTGCAGTGCTTGTCACTGTAAACACAGCCTATAAGATTTATGAGGCGGAGTATCTTCTTCGCCAATCAGATACTCATACGCTGGTGATGATAGACGGATATAAGGATTCTGATTATGTCCGTACTATGAAGGAACTCTGTCCAGAGCTTGAAACCGCCGAAGCGGATAAACCATTATACATAAAGCGTCTGCCATTTCTGCGCAATATCATTACGGTTGATTCAAGGCAGAAAGGCTGTCTAACGTGGGAGGATGCCCTAGCCATAGCCAGTAAAATTCCTCTCGAAGAAGTTTATCGCCGCGAACGTTCTCTTAACAAACACGATGTATGCAACATGCAGTATACTTCAGGAACTACCGGTTTCCCGAAGGGTGTCATGCTTACTCATTATAACGTAGTGAATAATGGAAAAAGCATTGGCGATTGTATGGACCTTTCTACAGCCGACCGCATGATGATACATGTGCCGATGTTTCATTGTTTTGGTATGGTGCTTGCCATGACTGCTGCGATGACTCATGGCGTCACCATGTCACCGATACCTTATTTCTCTCCCAGGGTATCGCTGGAGTGCATTAATCGGGAGAAGATAACCTGCTTCCACGGGGTTCCTACTATGTTTATTGCCATGCTGGAGCATAAGAATTTTTCTACGACAAATTTTACTTATATGAGGACAGGCATTATGGCCGGTAGCCCTTGCCCTACCAAGGTAATGCAGAATGTCATAGAAAAGATGAACATGACTCAGATTACAATTGTATTCGGGCAAACCGAATCTGCACCCGGTTGTACCCAAAGCCGCGTGGATGATTCTGTTGCTTTGCGAGTTAATACCGTAGGCCGTCCGCTGCCTGGCGTTGAGTGCAAGATTGTCGATCCCGAGAGCGGTAACGATTTACCCGACAATGTGGACGGCGAGTTTATAGCCCGCGGTTACAACATCATGAAGGGTTATTACAAAATGCCCGAAGCAACAGCAGCTGCAATTGATAAAGATGGATGGCTTCACACCGGCGATTTGGCAAGGCGTGACGAAAATGGATACTATAAAATTACCGGGCGTATCAAGGACATGATCATACGAGGTGGTGAAAATATCTACCCTAAGGAAATTGAGGATTTTATCTATACACATCCTAAAATCAAGGATGTTCAGGTAATAGGCGTGCCAGACAAGCAGTATGGTGAGGAAATTATGGCGTGTGTGATTCTCAAAGAGGGAATGACAATAACTGAGGACGAACTTAAGGATTATATTCGTTCTCATATGGCCAAACATAAAACTCCCCGCTACATTGATTTTGTTACTGAATTCCCGATGAATGCCGCCGGAAAGATTATGAAATATAAGATGCGCGA